In the genome of Halosolutus amylolyticus, the window CCTCGCCCGTCTCGTACTACACCGCCGAACTGCTCCCGTTCCTCGAAGACGAGTTCGAGTCCTGGGAGCGACGGCTCTGGGACCGCGGCACGCTCCTCGAACGAAAGGGCCAGCAGTACCACTTCTGATGGAACCGTTCGTCTTCTTCGGCGGCAAGGGCGGCGTCGGCAAGACGACCGTCTCGTGTGCCTACGGGCTTCGCTGCGCCCGCGACGGCCACCGGACGCTCGTCGTCTCGACCGACCCGGCCCACTCCGTCACCGACGTGTTCGACCAGCCGTTCGACGACTCGCTGAAGTCCGTCGAAGGGATCGACGGACTCGACGCGATGCAACTCGACCCCGAGGACGAGGTCACGCGGCACTTAGACGAGATCCGCCAGGACCTCTCCGAGCAGGTTTCGGCCGCGATGGTCAACGAGATCAACCGGCAACTCGAGATGGCCCACGGCACTCCCGGCGCCTACGAGTCGGCGCTGTTCGATCGGTTCGTCGACGTGATGCGCACCGCCGACGCCTACGATCGGGTCGTCTTCGACACCGCGCCGTCGGGGAGCACGCTCCGCCTGCTCGGCCTGCCGGACCTGCTCGAGGGGTGGATCGATCGGCTCATGTACAAGCGCCGACAGAGCATCGACCTCTTCGAG includes:
- a CDS encoding ArsA family ATPase → MEPFVFFGGKGGVGKTTVSCAYGLRCARDGHRTLVVSTDPAHSVTDVFDQPFDDSLKSVEGIDGLDAMQLDPEDEVTRHLDEIRQDLSEQVSAAMVNEINRQLEMAHGTPGAYESALFDRFVDVMRTADAYDRVVFDTAPSGSTLRLLGLPDLLEGWIDRLMYKRRQSIDLFEKAAVGSNEPRRVMEGDPVLARLQERKEFFEFAGNALSDDAAFFLVLNPDELSLNETERSIADLREKEFAVRGLVANKLTPSPDPDENGRGARYLRERVETERAHLETIREAFDPPLVAEIGWRVTEVKGDLLDDVASELDIETTIEAPTHV